Below is a genomic region from bacterium.
GCCCCCGAACATGGCGGCGTAGCCCGCCATCCGGGCTATCATGGTGATGGCCCCGGCGATGGTGGCCACCACCGTGGCTATCAGGATGTCCCGGTGCTGGACGTGGGCCAGCTCGTGGGCTATCACCCCTTCCAGCTCCTGGCGGTTCAAAAGCTGCATGATGCCCTGGGTAACCGCTACCGCCGCATGCTGGGGGTTGCGCCCGGTGGCAAAGGCATTGGGCGAGGCCGATGGGATGATGTAAACCTTGGGCATGGGCAGTGAGGCCCGGGTGGCCAGGGTCCGCACCATGTTATACAGTTCAGGGGCCTCGGCCTCGGTCACCGGCTGGGCCTTGTAGCTCATCAGCGCGATCTTGTCCGAGAACCAGTAGGCCACAAAGTTCAGCCCCCCGGCAAAAAGCAGGGCCATGATCGCGCCCTGCTGCCCACCATAATATCCGCCCAGCAGAACCAGTAGAACAGTAAGCCCGGACATCAGGATGATTGTCTTGAAAAGGTTCAATTTTGTTGTCTCTCCATAAATTTAATATTGATTTAAAACTGATATTCTATCTGGGCAGTTATAGTATTTTGTTTTAATGATATTGTGTTATCAATGCTATCGCTTGTGGTAATTATTTCCTCATTAGGCGTATCTGGATCATCGCCATAA
It encodes:
- the htpX gene encoding zinc metalloprotease HtpX — its product is MNLFKTIILMSGLTVLLVLLGGYYGGQQGAIMALLFAGGLNFVAYWFSDKIALMSYKAQPVTEAEAPELYNMVRTLATRASLPMPKVYIIPSASPNAFATGRNPQHAAVAVTQGIMQLLNRQELEGVIAHELAHVQHRDILIATVVATIAGAITMIARMAGYAAMFGGYGGDRDRDRGGGGLGMILMMILAPIAALLIKMWISRTREYSADSGGALIAGSPQGLASALEKLQAGVQIAPMNANPASSHLFIVNPLSGKSLMSLFSTHPPIEERVAKLRAMGRG